The DNA window GAAGGTACTCACTATAAGGGCCGAGAGGGGGAAGATCATAAAGAGCGAGGTGGTCGATGGGGACCTGAAGGATCTCGTCAAGAGGAAAGCCCAGGAGGCCATGAACGAGTGGGACCCTGAGACCAGTGACTTCATAGTACTTAAGGACAACAGGGAGCTTGAGCTACCCCTCCCCCTCAAGCCTGAGCTCGTGGACCTTTTCAGGAGCATTGGCAACATCTCAAGGACCAAGGATAAGGCGATAGGCTCCTTCCCCGTCTACACCATAAGCTTTGAGAACAGAATGCTAAGCGAAGATAAGTACGTCGAATACAAGATCTACCTCCTCGCGCCTTACATAAACGACGACGTTAAGACCGAGCTGGAGGCTGAAGCCCAGGACATCACCACCGAGAAGGAGGGTCCTGAGGGCATCGAGGAGGAGGGCGAGGAAGAGGAGAAGGAGAGTTGACAGGCATTGAGAAGGACCTCGTGGGCCTCGGCGAGGCAGTGGTCACTCTGTTCATAGTGCTTGACCCGTTCACAGTTGTGCCGTTCTACGTGAGCGCTGCTGAGAAGCTGCCGCCTGAGAGGAGGGGCGGCTTCCTCAACACGTTGATATACTCGGCGGTCTTCATGCTCCTGGCGTTCATAGTTATCGGCGACTACCTGTTTGAGCTGCTAGGCGTCACGCTTAAGGACTTCAGGATAGCGGCGGGTCTCATACTTCTCGTGTACGCCATATCGAGCCTCTTTGACATAGAGATAGGC is part of the Acidilobus sp. 7A genome and encodes:
- a CDS encoding DUF2286 domain-containing protein — encoded protein: MKVLTIRAERGKIIKSEVVDGDLKDLVKRKAQEAMNEWDPETSDFIVLKDNRELELPLPLKPELVDLFRSIGNISRTKDKAIGSFPVYTISFENRMLSEDKYVEYKIYLLAPYINDDVKTELEAEAQDITTEKEGPEGIEEEGEEEEKES
- a CDS encoding MarC family protein codes for the protein MTGIEKDLVGLGEAVVTLFIVLDPFTVVPFYVSAAEKLPPERRGGFLNTLIYSAVFMLLAFIVIGDYLFELLGVTLKDFRIAAGLILLVYAISSLFDIEIGAPSSSESVERQAIVPLATPLLAGPGSISTALYFRYIYGYPIAIGSVLINAALAYVILYFGERLMRLLGKHGALLIDKFMSLVLAGFAVSLIRASL